In Halobacteria archaeon AArc-dxtr1, the genomic stretch AAGTTCTCGTTGCCGCCAAGCTCCATAGTGGCCGAAAAACGGATCTCGCTGACGTCCTTGCTGCGATTCCTTTAATCGACCTTGACATAGTTGAGACGCATCTGCATCGTGGAGATGCTGATGCCCTTCGTGAGCAGCTCAGTGACGCCCAAACGTTCATCGAAGAGGGTGGGTTAGATCACCGTTTCAAGAGTATGTTCGGTCAATCCTCGGCCAACGCTGAGGACATCGAGACGCTCCTCGAGTTCCTCAGACGGCAACAGAAGTAAACTGCACTCACCGCGACAGCAACAGCGACGATATTTGTGAGTGGACATCGCCGAAGTTGAGGCGGACAGGGAATGAGCATGTGCTGTTTGTCGTCGTCTTAATTGCGCGGAGGCGAACACCAGTGAGTGATTTTCCGGATCAATCTGAATCGGGTGGTCTGACACCGGAACAGCGTCTCGAGCCCCAAACACGCGCCTCATCAACGCCGGTATCGTGACAATTCACAAAGACCACGGCGTACGCGTATTTAGTTGGTAGTTGCATCCTCAACTTGTTCAAGCGCAGCACGGAGAAGGCTGACCGCTGCTGGCCGATGAAGCGGCTCGTTCTGATTTCCACACTGGCTGCTCATCAAGCATGCGGGACAGCCAACGTCGCGCCCGCAGTCACAGCCATCAATGCGCTCAACAGTCCGCAGGGCGACCGCCTGGAAGTGTTCGTAGACACTGTGTGCGAACCCGACACCGCCCTCGATCGCATCATGAATGAACCACACCGGAGCTCCGACTTCGTGATGACGAAGCGTGGACAGTCCCCCCATGTCGCTGTTGTCTAACCGGAGTTCCAGCGGTGCCATCTTGATCATACCATGCTCGCCACCGTGGAGCCCACCAACTACAGTGTATTCTTCTTCACCCATCGATGCGAACTCTGCGCCCTCATCCGGTTGAAGATAGGAGCTTCGCGGAATCTCGCGCAGCACTCGAGTAACGATCTCCTGGGGGAATGCGATCCACATGAGCTGCGTGCGGAGGGAAATCGGATCAAGATCAATGGGAATCAGCGGTTCGACGACTTCACCAGTGTGCATGTCGATGACGTTGTAGGCAGTGTAATTGATATGCACCGTTCCCATGCCGGCACAGAGTTGATAGCCGCCGTCTAGGTCATATGATCGCTCAACGTCCAAGTCGGTGATCTGTTTGTCATGGATCGCCTGGGTATAGTTCGTGGAATTCGAGCGTTCGACGGTGACGTACGGGTTGATGCGGTCCTCGACGACTTCCTGAACTTCGTACTGGTCCCCGTCATACAGCACCAACGCGCCGGGATGATACTCTCGGTACACACGCTCTTTGTCGAGGGGCTCCATGTCGATCTCTCCGTCCACCTGCCTCACATCGTATTGCTCGTCAGTGGTCGCGTACAGCGAAATTCCACTCTGTGGGCGGGCGGTCCCGTTGTACTGGGCACCCCGGTCCAGGTCTCCAACCATCTGCCCGGCAGCCTGCCACATGTCGATCGCTCGTGCAAGCCGATCCCGTGGGCCGAACCACTCGGTGTCCGATTCAGTGAGGGGGCGTTCAGATGCGGCACAGAGGATGTGCTTAGCGTACACCGGGTTATTCGAGAGATCGATGACGGCATCCTCCACGTTCTCTTCAAGCACGTAGTCGGGATTGTTTAGAATATACTGGTCGATGGCGTCTGATTGGGGAACAAACACGGACAGTGAGTCGGTTGTACCCCGGCCCGCACGGCCGATACGCTGCCAGAATGATTGCCGGGTGCCGGGATAGCCAGCGAGTACTGTCGCATCCATTGACCCGATATCGATTCCCAGTTCCAGCGCACTGGTCGAGATTACCCCGTCAACCTGACCACCGTTCAACTGATTCTCAACGGCGCGTCGCTTTTGTTTGCTGAGCCCAGCGTGGTACGGTGCGACGTCGATATATTTCCCATCTGGATGGTCCCGGGCGGCTTCGATGGCGCGCTTGACGCCAATCTCCGTGCCTTGGCGCGAGTCGGTGAACATCAGCGTCTGGACATCATTTTTCGCCAAGTGCACCAAAGCACCTGCAGCTTCATCATCTGCGTTCTCTCGCATTGAGGGGAGAATCTCGTCCTCATCCAACTCGCTGACTAACTCGTCCGTCTCCTGGATCGGAGGCTGCCAGAAACCGATCTCTCGACGGCCGTGAGGACTACCATCCTCGTCGATAACTTGGAACTCGGCCCCGGTCAGATGCTCGGAGTGTTCCCGAGGGTTACCGATCGTAGCAGTTGAACAAACCAGCTGCGGATCAGAACCGTAGTGATCGAGCAGGCGTCGGAGCCGACGAATAACCCATGCAACGTGCATCCCGTGAACTCCGGTATAGGTGTGACACTCGTCGATAGCCATGAGTTCACAGTTCTGGAAGACGTCACGCCACTTCATGTGGGAGTCGAGATACTGGTTGATGCCTGCGAAGTTCGAAATAACAACATCGACGCGGTCTCTGATGAGTTTCTTCCGATCCTGCTTCGTATCGCCATCGTAGGTTTCAGCGATAGCGTCGATATCAAGCTGGTTGAACAGGTCGTTGACTGCTCGTTCTTGATCCGCGCTCAGTGCTTTCGTCGGATACAGGAAAAGGGCGCGAGCGTCCGGGTTTTGAATCTTCAGGAGACAGAAATAGATCGTGTAGATCCAGGTTTTCCCCGAAGCGGTGGAGGTCGCGACGGTCGCATTATTGCCCGCTTGCAGCTCTCGAATCGCCTCAGCCTGATGGCTGTAGAGGTCATTTTCAAGGTGGTCTGCAAGCCCATCCGGTAACACGTCTGTAGCTGGGACTGTGTTTGCTGCTCGTGGTGGGTCCGCTATTGTGTCGACGAGTTGCCCCTTGTAGTTGGGGAAGGTCTCTTCGAGTGTTTCGATATTCAGGACTGCGTCAAGCGACGGAGTTGGGTTTTGGCTCATGAATTAGAAATCGCTAAGGGTTCCTTGGGACGTGGAGTTCCTATTCGACGAACGAGTTCCGCTACTGTTTGAGGTCATTCGGTTGGTCGAATCATTGATTTTGTGATAAATGTGCGCTAACGCCCGGACATCGTCTTCGCAGTATCGTTTGTGTCGCTCCCAATCTAACTCGGTAGCCGGGCAGGGGTTTGCAGCATAGCGTTGGAACAATCGGGCGACTTCAGCACCAGTCAGACCGGTATCGAGTGGTTCCCAGCCGAGCGCCTCCGCGACATCCTCCAGTTTATTCGTCAACCCAGGTAGTGTCGCGTTGTTCTCTCTAACCGCCCAATCGTAGAGATCGAACCGGTACGTACTTTCCCAGAAGTCGAGGTATCTGGGGCAATGGTCCGCGATATGTTCGTTGATCACGGGGAAATCAAAGTTCCAGCCGTTGTAGGCCACAATAGGCTGATCTCGCCCGAATTCAGCGAGCCACGACAGAAATGCTTCAAGCGCCACCTCTGGTTTTGATGGATCAGTCTCGATGAACGGCATGTATCGGTCGTTCTGGGCTGGAAGGTAGACACCGATGAGCCAGACAATTGTGGGATTGAGTCCATCGGTTTCGATATCAATAAAAATCGGGTCGCTCTTTGGCAGGCTTGCGCCCGGTGCCTTCCGCACCTCGCCTTGCTCGATCACCTGTGCGGATTCGATGGCCGTCCGGGCAGTTGCTTGGCCCAACCCGGAGAGTTTCGAGATCTCGTGGACCGACGATGTCGAGAGGTCTTGCCGTGAGTGAATGCCTGCCTGGTAGAGCGTCTCTACCCGTGATTCACCGATCTGGTCGACGGCTTGCAGCCCGAATTGCTCCAGCTTTCTGGTTTTCCCGCCGACAACGCCGTCGGGTTGGAGTTCGAAGTGTGCGAGACCGGCATGGA encodes the following:
- a CDS encoding ribonuclease H-like domain-containing protein — translated: MIGLTVLPEVTMQRCRGNQLQDIVRYFDSDVVFTPHRIHEPFLRAELGDSVRVMTQPLNSGKPLEIARTNDTQLVWISTPGDLETVIQNTNPKKGCSEIFLLSDQLAVSVDLIDLEARLDGLTEYRAVLAEHDAVGEFTHLTIEANPEYRAEWQSVDVQGVMPGANKQQGTIHAGLAHFELQPDGVVGGKTRKLEQFGLQAVDQIGESRVETLYQAGIHSRQDLSTSSVHEISKLSGLGQATARTAIESAQVIEQGEVRKAPGASLPKSDPIFIDIETDGLNPTIVWLIGVYLPAQNDRYMPFIETDPSKPEVALEAFLSWLAEFGRDQPIVAYNGWNFDFPVINEHIADHCPRYLDFWESTYRFDLYDWAVRENNATLPGLTNKLEDVAEALGWEPLDTGLTGAEVARLFQRYAANPCPATELDWERHKRYCEDDVRALAHIYHKINDSTNRMTSNSSGTRSSNRNSTSQGTLSDF
- a CDS encoding DEAD/DEAH box helicase; the protein is MSQNPTPSLDAVLNIETLEETFPNYKGQLVDTIADPPRAANTVPATDVLPDGLADHLENDLYSHQAEAIRELQAGNNATVATSTASGKTWIYTIYFCLLKIQNPDARALFLYPTKALSADQERAVNDLFNQLDIDAIAETYDGDTKQDRKKLIRDRVDVVISNFAGINQYLDSHMKWRDVFQNCELMAIDECHTYTGVHGMHVAWVIRRLRRLLDHYGSDPQLVCSTATIGNPREHSEHLTGAEFQVIDEDGSPHGRREIGFWQPPIQETDELVSELDEDEILPSMRENADDEAAGALVHLAKNDVQTLMFTDSRQGTEIGVKRAIEAARDHPDGKYIDVAPYHAGLSKQKRRAVENQLNGGQVDGVISTSALELGIDIGSMDATVLAGYPGTRQSFWQRIGRAGRGTTDSLSVFVPQSDAIDQYILNNPDYVLEENVEDAVIDLSNNPVYAKHILCAASERPLTESDTEWFGPRDRLARAIDMWQAAGQMVGDLDRGAQYNGTARPQSGISLYATTDEQYDVRQVDGEIDMEPLDKERVYREYHPGALVLYDGDQYEVQEVVEDRINPYVTVERSNSTNYTQAIHDKQITDLDVERSYDLDGGYQLCAGMGTVHINYTAYNVIDMHTGEVVEPLIPIDLDPISLRTQLMWIAFPQEIVTRVLREIPRSSYLQPDEGAEFASMGEEEYTVVGGLHGGEHGMIKMAPLELRLDNSDMGGLSTLRHHEVGAPVWFIHDAIEGGVGFAHSVYEHFQAVALRTVERIDGCDCGRDVGCPACLMSSQCGNQNEPLHRPAAVSLLRAALEQVEDATTN